DNA from Streptomyces sp. Edi4:
CTACCGGCTGCGGACCGGGGACCCTCGAGCGGCCCGCCGGACGGCCGCCGAAACGACCGGGATCCGGCTTCTGGACGACGCCGGCGCACGGCAGGATGCCGAGGTCGTCGTCGTGGACGCGGACGTGGCCGCACTCGACGAACTCGTCGTCGGCCTCGTGCGGTCGGGCATCGCGGTGCGCGAACTCACGCCCGTGATGTCGCCGCTGGAGGCCGCCTTCATCGCCCTCACCGACCAGCAGCAGGAGGCGACCCCCCGATGACAGCGCCCGTGGCCGATACCGACGCCGGGACCGGCCCGGACGCCGACGCCCGGACCGGCGTCGGCGACCGCTCCCGTCCCCCCGCCGTCCATCGCGTTTCCGTCTGGCGGATCTACCGCTTCGAGCTGGTCAAGCTGATGGCGCAGTGGCGGGTCCGGCTGCTTGTCCTGGCCTGCTGGCTCGCGCCGGGCCTCTTCGTGGCCGGGGTGAGCGCACAGAGCACACTCCCCTCCGACACGCTCTTCGGCCGCTGGACGCACGCCACGGGCTGGGCCGGACCGTTGGTGATCCTCGGCTTCGCGGGCACCTGGGCGCTCCCGCTGCTCACGTCCCTGGTCGCCGGCGACGTGTTCGCCGCCGAGGACCGGCTCGGGACGTGGCGCCATCTGCTCGTCGCGGTGCGCTCGCCCCGGCGGCTCTTCGCGGCGAAGTCCCTGGCCGGGCTGAGCGTCGTCGTGCTGCTGGTGGCCGGTCTCGCGTGCTCAAGCGTGGCCGGTGGCCTGGTGTCGGTCGGCAACCGGGCGCTGGTCGGCCTCGACGGCCATGTGCTGAGCCCGCGTGACGCCGCCGTCAGGGTCCTGCTCGCCTGGGTGTGCGCCCTGGCCCCCACCCTGGCGCTCGCCGCGATCGGACTGCTCGGGTCGGTCGCGCTCGGCCGGTCCCCCACCGGGCTTCTGCTGCCCGCGCTCGTGGCGCTCGCGATGCAAGTCGCGCAGATGCTGCCGCTGCCCGTCGCCGTACGCCTCGCGCTGCCCGGTTACGCGTTCATCGCCTGGAACGGCCTGTTCACCGACCCCGGGCAGCTCGGCCCGCTCCTCATCGCGAGCCTTGTCGCTCTGGTGTGGGCCGTGCTCGCGACCGCGCTGGCCCATCTGCTGTTCACGCGGCGGGACTTCACCAACCCGGCCTACGACGGCGCCGGGCGGCGCGCCGTCACCATCGGACTGCTTCCACTCGCCGCCCTGACCGCCCTCACCGTCGCCCTGATCGGCGCGGCGACCCCGGCCACGGGCTCCGGAATCAGCCAGGCCAAGATCGAGAAGTCGCTGGCCACCGCCTTCGGGCAGCTGTACCGCCTCCAGACCGGGCAGTTGAACCGTCCGGCCGTCACCGTGGCGCAGCTGCGTACCACGGCGGCGTGCGTCAAGAGCGACGGCCGGGGCGCCCAGGAGGGCGCGGGCAACGACTGGCGGTGCGTGGTGACCTGGCACCTGCCCGGCGCCGCGGTCGCGGGGACGGCCGTCTATCAGCTCGACGTCACGTCGGACGGCCGGTTCGTCGCCGACGGCGACGGTCCCAAGGAGGTCAACGGCTATTTCCTGGTGCGGACTTCGTACGGGGACGCGCCCAATCCGCTGTGGCAGTTCGACGGCATCGTCGACCTGCTCCGCACCCACTGACACGACACCCACCGAAGGGACAGTTCCGTGCAGGTAACTCGCCGGCGTCGGACCACTGAGCAGGACCGGATCACCTTCCTCGGCAGACGCATCGGCCGGCGCACCACGCTCGTGACGGCGTCCATCGCGGTCGCCCTCGGGGTCACGGGCACCGCCGTCGCCTCGACGTACCAGTTCGGCACCCAACGAGTCGGCCAGGTCACCCCCAGGGGCCAGGTCATCTCCAGCGACCAGTACATCGCCCCCTACGGCACCCGCACCGTCCTGGACGACGGCAAGATCATGTCGTCCTCCCTCAGCCCCGAAGGCGCCCACCTCGCGGCCTCGCTCACCGACGGCGACGCCGCCCTGGTGATCATGGACCTCAGGACCGGCCAGGTGAAGCAGCGCGTCGGCACCAGCGCGGCGGACGGTCTGCGCATCAAGAGCAACGCGGTCGGCCAGGAGGGCCCGACGTACTCCCCCGACGGCAAGCAGCTGTGGCTGGGCCAGAGCGAGGGTTACACCAAGTTCACCGTGGGCCAGGACGGCACCTTGTCCGACCCGGTGGCCGTCTCGATCCCGGCCGTCGGTTCCCAGCACGCGCTGGTGGGCGCGGCGGTCTTCTCGGCCGACGGCGCCACGGTGTACGGCGCGGTCAACGGCCAGAACCGGGTCGTCGCCATCGACGCGGCGACCGGCACCATCTCGCACACCTGGACCGTGGGCAACGCTCCCCGTGGCATCGCCCTGGTCGGTGACAAGCTGTACGTCAGCAACGAGGGCGGGCGCCCGGCCAGGGCCGGTGACACCACGATCAACTCCTACGGCACCCAGGTGCCGGCCGATCCGGCCACCGGCGCCACCACCACCGGCACGGTCAGCGTCATCAGCGTGCAGAACCCGTCCGCGGCCGTCGGCAGCATCGGCGTGGGGCTGCATCCGACGTCGGTGTACGCCAAGAACGGCGCGGTGTTCGTCACCAACACCGCCGACAACAGCGTGTCCGTCATCGACTCCCGCAAGGACAAGGTCGTCCAGACCATCGCCACCCGGCCGTGGCCCGAGGCGTCGGTCGGCTACGAGCCCAACGCCGTGACGCTCACCGACGACGGCCGCCTCCTGGTGACGCTCGGCCGCGCCGACGCGGTCGCCGTCTACCGCTACAACTCGCCCCAGCAGCCAGCGAGTTACATCGGTCTGCTGCCGACCGACTACTTCCCCGCGGAGATCGCCGCCGTCGGCAAGAAGGTGTTCGTCTCCCACACCCGTGGCATCGACGCCCGTCGCCCCGACAGCGCGGGCCACGCCACCCACGACACCACGTCGAGCCTCACGCAGTTCACGCTGCCCGCCGACAACGTCATCAGGGCCCAGACGAAGAAGGTCTTCCAGCAGAACGGGTGGACCCCGGGCTCGGTCGCCTCGGCCGGGGGCAGGAGTCACGCGCGGCCGGTGCCGGTGCCTGCGCGGCTCGGCGACCCCTCGACGATCAAGCACGTCTTCCTGATCGTCAAGGAGAACCGGACCTACGACCAGGTGCTGGGCGATCTGCCGCAGGGCAACGGCGACCCCGCGCTCACCCAGTTCGGCACGAACGTGACGCCGAACCAGCACGCTCTGGCCCAGCAGTTCGGGCTGTACGACAACTTCTACGACATCGGTACGAACTCGGCCGAGGGCCACAACTGGCTGATGCAGTCGGACAACCCCGAGTACACGGAGTCCTCGGCCGGCGAGTACACCCGCAGCTACGACACCGAGGACGACGCGCTGGGCCACCAGAAGTCCGGGTTCATCTGGACGGGCGCGCAGGCGGCGGGCAAGTCCGTCAAGGACTTCGGTGAGTTCCAGTCCCTGGAGAGCAAGCCGTCCGGCGCGACGTGGCAGAACCTGTACTGCGACTCCAAGACCATGGCCGCCACGGGCCGGCCGACCGCCTACCCCATCAAGACCGGCTCGGCGATCCCCTCGCTCAACAAGGTGTCGGTGCCGGGCTTCCCGCTGTTCGACCTCGGCGTCCCCGACATCTACAAGAACGAGATCTGGAAGCAGGACTTCGAGAAGAACGGTCCGGCGAACCTGAACATGTTCTGGTTCTCCAACGACCACACGGGCGGCCCGGCCAGCCCGGCCGCCGAGGTGGCGGACAACGATCTCGCGGTCGGCCGGATGGTCGACGAGATCTCGCACAGCAAGTACTGGAAGGACTCGGCGATCTTCGTCGTCGAGGACGACTCCCAGGCGGGCCTCGACCACGTCGACGGCCACCGCGCTCCGGTCCAGGTCATCAGCCCGTGGGCCGCGCACGGCGCGGTCGACCACCACTACTACTCGCAGATCACGATGATCCGCACCATCGAGCAGATCCTCGGGATCCACCCGATGAACCAGAAGGACAGCGCGGCCACCCCGATGGCGGGGGCGTTCACGCGTAAGCCGGACAACACGCCGTTCACGGCCGTGCCCAACCGGACCTCGCTGACCCTCGGTGTGAGCCCCCAGCCCTCCTGCGGCACGGACACCCCCGCGCCCCAGGACACCGCCGCGGCGCCCGCGCCGACGGCGGTGAAGGTACCGGCGGCCGAGCGGCAGCTCGCGGCGCGGTGGCAGGACTGGGCGTCGCACCAGCGGCTGACCGGCTCGAAGGCCGTGCCCGACTTCGCCAACCCCGCGCAGATGAACCGCTACACCTGGTACCAGACCCACGACTGGACCACCCCCTACCCGGGCGACCCCGAGCTCTACGCGCCCCATGACGTCCCGGGTGGCTTCCTGCCCTCGCCCGAGAACGACGGCTGAGACACCGACGGGCCGCCTCCACACGGGAGGCGGCCCGTCCTTCAGCACCGCGACAGCGCGCTCAGCCGTTGATGCAGGTATTGCCGAAAGCCGGGTTGCCCGCTGCGGCAGCGCCCACCGAGTTGCCGCAGATGTTGGCCTGGATGTGGACCGGGATCTGGACCACGTTGCCCGACAGGACACCCGGCGAGCCCACGGCGACACCCTCGGCGTGCGAGTCGGCCATGGCCGTACCGGCGCCGCCGAGTGTCGCGCCGGCCACCAGGCAGGCCGTCACGGCAAGCGTGCGGATCTTCATATGTGATCTCCCATCAGTAGACGATGTGACCACTCATCCCACAGCAGGCAGTGGGCCATGCCTGCCATTGACCCATCCGGGGGCGAGGCTCAGCCGGAGCCGCCACCCCTCCGAGCGCCCATGACCCGCCGTCGCCTCCGTCACCGCGGGGCGGCCATCGCGCACAGGACGAGCGTCCCGACGCCGAAGATCACCAGGTGCGTCGTCAGGGTCCGCCACAGCCGCAATCCTCCGGCGAGTGCGCACCCGATCAGGAGGATCCAGAGCGCCACATGGGCCACCTCAGCCCGCTCCTCGGACTGCTGGACCAGGTCCTGCGGGCTGGGCGCGCCGAAGGACAGCCCGCTCATGGCCATGCCGTAGCCCAGCATGCCCAGGACCACCACACCGAGGAGTGCGCCCATCACGGCGCAGGGAATGTCCGCCTCCCGGCGGGAACGCGTTGTACTCATCCGCCGATCCTTACGGGGCGGGCCGGGACCGGCATGAGTATCCGTACTCAAGTAGCCGCCCGGCCAGGACACTTGGCCTGACCCGACTCATGGCGGTAGGGCCACCCTCGTCCGGTATGCCGCTTGCGCACGGGACAAGGCCCTGATTGCCTGGGCTGTCCGAGGATCGCGGCGGCGGGTGCGTGGAGGTGGGGAACATGGTGGCTCTGATTCTGGTGGGCGCCCTGGTGCTCGTGGTCGGCGGGTGCGTGTGCGTGGTGTGGTCGACGCGTGGGGGGCCGCGCTGGGTACGCGCCGTGGCCGCCGTGACGCTCGCGGTGGGTGACATGACGCGGGGCGCGGGCAAGAAGCGCCGTCGGAGCCTGAACCGGAATCCCAGCGGCGAGGGCTGAGCGGACGGCCCGGCGGCGCCCGCCACCGAGCGCAACACCGCTCCCCGCACGGGAGTTGACCTGCTCCGTCGTACGCGGCTCCGACCGGTTCACGACGCCACCCACAACTGCCTTTCGGCCAAAGCGCGTTGGTGGGGCAATCAGGCAGCTTCGCCGAGCAACTAGCAGAGCACGTGACTCATCTAGCCGCCTGGCCAGGCACCCTCGGTGCCGGTTGGCCCAGGACACTTACACCGTCGTACGAAGGAGTACGTTCTTGACCCCCCAACTGCGAAGGAGCGCCGGCCTGCGGGGGCTGCTTGCGCTGCTGACGGCGCTGTGCGCGCTCATCGGCGCCACCGCGCTCGGCACGACAACGGCAGCCGCGGCCGACCAGCGGCAGGCCATCTACGCCATCGCACACCGCGTCGACACGGTCGACGGTGTGGACGCCGCGCTCAAGCACGGCGCCAACGGCATCGAGATCGACGTCTGCGCGTGGTGGAACCCGAACGAATGGCGTGCCTGGCACGACTGTTCCTCGGCCGGTGACAACCGGCGCGGCCCCAGCTTCGACAGCATGATCGACCGCATCGTCTCCAACGCCAAGGCGGGCCGGCGGCTGTCGCTGGTCTGGCTGGACATCAAGGATCCCAACTACTGCGGCGAGGCACCCAACCGCACCTGTAGCGTGGCCGGGCTGCGTGACAAGGCCCAGCGCCTGACGGCCGCCGGAATCCAGGTGCTGTACGGGTTCTACGAGTACCACGGCGGCGGCACTCCGGACGTCGGCGGCCGGGGCTGGCAGAGCCTGGAGGGCAAGCTCGGCCCGCTGGAGGGCATCACGACGACCGGCACGCGTGATCAGGTCATGGGCGCGTTCAACCGGTCCGGTTCCGGGTTCCCCGACGGCCGCCGGGTGATGGACTACGGCGACACCGACATCACCAACGGGTTCGGCAACTGCACGGAGCCCGACCGGAAGACCTGCGCGGAACTGAAGAAGGGCGCCGGAGAACGCTCGGCCAAGCGGCTCGCGGCAACGTTGTCGTGGACGGCCACGTACAACGACCCCTGGTACGTGGACAAGCTGCTCGGCGACGCCCGGGTGGACGGGATCATCGCGGGTTACGGCGCCTTCACGGGTGTGCGTGAGTACGACGACAGCTGGCAGTGCGCCAACGCCATCAAGCTCATCCGCGACTGGGTGGGCAAGCACAGCTCCACCCACCGCATGGCCACCAGCGCCGACCGCCTCTTCAGGTAGCCGGCCCGGCCCGGGCCCGGATCGTCCCGGGCCGGCCGCGCGGCCGCCGCCCGGACACGCGGGCGGCGGCCTTGTCAGTCGCCGTCCTCCCCCGTGCCCAGCGCGGTTTCCCGCGTGATGAAGTCGATGAGGGCCGGCATACCGCCATGCACCAGGACGTCACGCTGACGATCGGCGCCGGTGCCTTCCCGCAGGAGGCGGTGGATGAGCGGTTCGACGTGCCGGGTGTCGCCGTGTTCCTCCAGGGCCCGGGTGATGTGTTCGGCCAGCCGGTACAGGACGTCACCCGCGGCGTGGGGGCGGCCCTCGGTGTCCAGGAGTGTGGAGCTGAGCCCGTAACGCGCGGCGTGCCACATGGCGGCCTGGAGGAGTTCGGGCTGGCACTGGGGCTCGGGGGCGGCGTCCTTGTGTTCGCGCAGCGCGGTCGTGGCGAGGGCGCGGACGATTCCGGCGAGCATGACGGCGTCGTCCACGCGCAGCTGCACATCCATGCAGCGCACTTCGAGGGTCGGATAGCGCTCGGAGAGCCGGGCCTGCCAGTACAGCTGACCGGTGTCGGAGATGGTCTCCGACGCGATCAGCGCGTCGATGCGCTGATCGTAGTCGGCGTGGTCGGCGAAGCGCGGCGGCGGGCCGCTGACCGGCCACCGGCCGAATACGGGGGTGCGCCAGCTCGCGAACGCGGTGTCGTGGCCCTCCCAGAACGGTGAGTTCGCCGACATCGCGAGCAGCGTGGGCAGCCACAGCCGGATGCGGTTCAAGACGGCCACGCCCGTCTCGCGGTCCGGCATCCCGACGTGCACGTGCATGCCGTTGATCAGCAGGTCCTCGGCCAGCCGGCCGCCCTGGTCGTGCAGCCGCAGATAGCGGCGCTCCCCCGTGATGGGAACCCGCGTTCCGGCCAGGGGGGCGGCCGCCGTCGCGGCGAGCCGGCCACCGGCGCGCTCGGCGGCGGTGCTGAGCGCGTGCCGCAGTCGCAGCAGGTGACCGGCCACCTCCGTCAGCTCCTCGCACACGGGAGTGGCGACCTCCACCTGCGCCTGCAAAAGCTCCGGCTGGACCTCCCCCTCCTCGGCCAGCTCCCCGAGCCCGGCGGACCGGCGCACCTCCTCGGACAGCGGAACGGGATGCCCGGTGGCCGGATCGAGCAGCAGGTACTCCTCTTCGACCCCAATAGTGATCATGAAATGTGTTTACCCGCCTTCGGCTCTCGCCTACCGGGTCAATTCCGAAGTCCGGCCGACGGGGGCCCGTGCGCCGGCCCGGTGCGGTGGCCGGTCCCGTTCGCTGCCGCCG
Protein-coding regions in this window:
- a CDS encoding ABC transporter permease: MTAPVADTDAGTGPDADARTGVGDRSRPPAVHRVSVWRIYRFELVKLMAQWRVRLLVLACWLAPGLFVAGVSAQSTLPSDTLFGRWTHATGWAGPLVILGFAGTWALPLLTSLVAGDVFAAEDRLGTWRHLLVAVRSPRRLFAAKSLAGLSVVVLLVAGLACSSVAGGLVSVGNRALVGLDGHVLSPRDAAVRVLLAWVCALAPTLALAAIGLLGSVALGRSPTGLLLPALVALAMQVAQMLPLPVAVRLALPGYAFIAWNGLFTDPGQLGPLLIASLVALVWAVLATALAHLLFTRRDFTNPAYDGAGRRAVTIGLLPLAALTALTVALIGAATPATGSGISQAKIEKSLATAFGQLYRLQTGQLNRPAVTVAQLRTTAACVKSDGRGAQEGAGNDWRCVVTWHLPGAAVAGTAVYQLDVTSDGRFVADGDGPKEVNGYFLVRTSYGDAPNPLWQFDGIVDLLRTH
- a CDS encoding bifunctional YncE family protein/alkaline phosphatase family protein — protein: MQVTRRRRTTEQDRITFLGRRIGRRTTLVTASIAVALGVTGTAVASTYQFGTQRVGQVTPRGQVISSDQYIAPYGTRTVLDDGKIMSSSLSPEGAHLAASLTDGDAALVIMDLRTGQVKQRVGTSAADGLRIKSNAVGQEGPTYSPDGKQLWLGQSEGYTKFTVGQDGTLSDPVAVSIPAVGSQHALVGAAVFSADGATVYGAVNGQNRVVAIDAATGTISHTWTVGNAPRGIALVGDKLYVSNEGGRPARAGDTTINSYGTQVPADPATGATTTGTVSVISVQNPSAAVGSIGVGLHPTSVYAKNGAVFVTNTADNSVSVIDSRKDKVVQTIATRPWPEASVGYEPNAVTLTDDGRLLVTLGRADAVAVYRYNSPQQPASYIGLLPTDYFPAEIAAVGKKVFVSHTRGIDARRPDSAGHATHDTTSSLTQFTLPADNVIRAQTKKVFQQNGWTPGSVASAGGRSHARPVPVPARLGDPSTIKHVFLIVKENRTYDQVLGDLPQGNGDPALTQFGTNVTPNQHALAQQFGLYDNFYDIGTNSAEGHNWLMQSDNPEYTESSAGEYTRSYDTEDDALGHQKSGFIWTGAQAAGKSVKDFGEFQSLESKPSGATWQNLYCDSKTMAATGRPTAYPIKTGSAIPSLNKVSVPGFPLFDLGVPDIYKNEIWKQDFEKNGPANLNMFWFSNDHTGGPASPAAEVADNDLAVGRMVDEISHSKYWKDSAIFVVEDDSQAGLDHVDGHRAPVQVISPWAAHGAVDHHYYSQITMIRTIEQILGIHPMNQKDSAATPMAGAFTRKPDNTPFTAVPNRTSLTLGVSPQPSCGTDTPAPQDTAAAPAPTAVKVPAAERQLAARWQDWASHQRLTGSKAVPDFANPAQMNRYTWYQTHDWTTPYPGDPELYAPHDVPGGFLPSPENDG
- a CDS encoding chaplin yields the protein MKIRTLAVTACLVAGATLGGAGTAMADSHAEGVAVGSPGVLSGNVVQIPVHIQANICGNSVGAAAAGNPAFGNTCING
- a CDS encoding phospholipase; protein product: MTPQLRRSAGLRGLLALLTALCALIGATALGTTTAAAADQRQAIYAIAHRVDTVDGVDAALKHGANGIEIDVCAWWNPNEWRAWHDCSSAGDNRRGPSFDSMIDRIVSNAKAGRRLSLVWLDIKDPNYCGEAPNRTCSVAGLRDKAQRLTAAGIQVLYGFYEYHGGGTPDVGGRGWQSLEGKLGPLEGITTTGTRDQVMGAFNRSGSGFPDGRRVMDYGDTDITNGFGNCTEPDRKTCAELKKGAGERSAKRLAATLSWTATYNDPWYVDKLLGDARVDGIIAGYGAFTGVREYDDSWQCANAIKLIRDWVGKHSSTHRMATSADRLFR
- a CDS encoding glutamate--cysteine ligase, coding for MITIGVEEEYLLLDPATGHPVPLSEEVRRSAGLGELAEEGEVQPELLQAQVEVATPVCEELTEVAGHLLRLRHALSTAAERAGGRLAATAAAPLAGTRVPITGERRYLRLHDQGGRLAEDLLINGMHVHVGMPDRETGVAVLNRIRLWLPTLLAMSANSPFWEGHDTAFASWRTPVFGRWPVSGPPPRFADHADYDQRIDALIASETISDTGQLYWQARLSERYPTLEVRCMDVQLRVDDAVMLAGIVRALATTALREHKDAAPEPQCQPELLQAAMWHAARYGLSSTLLDTEGRPHAAGDVLYRLAEHITRALEEHGDTRHVEPLIHRLLREGTGADRQRDVLVHGGMPALIDFITRETALGTGEDGD